The following nucleotide sequence is from Micromonospora sp. WMMD1120.
CAGGGGCAGTACCAGGGGGCCTACGGCATGGGCTACGAACTGGGCAAGATGCTCGCGCCGGTGGTGGTGACCACCCTGGCGCTCGGCTGGGGCGTACCGGGCTGGCTCACGCTCGGTGCCCTGTTCCTCCTGCTCGGGGGGCTGGTGCCGCCGGTCGTCCGGTGGGCGGAGCGGACCCGGCCGGGCGGAACCGGTGCCGGCCTTGTCACTCGACCGGCGAAGCGGGGGGCCGATCTGGCAGGCTGATAGTCGTGCTGACGGTGCCGGTACGCCAACTGGGGGAATCGGAGCGCCGCGCGGTCGAGCGACTGCTCGACCATGACCCGTTCGCGGGCGCGCAGGTCGCCGAGCGCATTGCCGCGCGCGGACTCTCCTGGTGGAGGGCCGAGGGCAGAATCCTGGGGTACGGCGCGCGCCGCAACCTCGAATCGCTCTGCTGGCTCGGCGGCAACCTCACCCCGGTCCTGGCGAGCGAGCCGGCGGTGGCTGCCTTCGCCGACCTGCTCGCGGGCGAGGAACGGCTCTGCTCCTCGATCGTCGGCCGCGCCGACGCCGTCCTCGGGCTGTGGGACCGGCTCTCCGACACCTGGGGGCCAGCGCGAGACGTCCGCCCCAACCAGCCGCTGCTGGTCACCGACACCATGCCGGCCATCCCGGCCGACCCTGAGGTACGCCAGGTCCGCTCCGGAGAGGTCGATCGCCTCTTCCCGGCCGCGGTAGCGATGTACACCGAAGAGGTGGGCGTCTCCCCGCTCGCCGAGGACGCCGGGCGCAGCTACCGCCGGCGGGTCAACGACCTGGTCCGAGCCGGTCGCGCGTACGCCCGCGTCGTCGACGGCAAGGTCGTCTTCAAGGCCGAGCTGGCCGTGGTGACCAAGCGGACGGCGCAGGTCCAGGGCGTCTGGGTGGCACCGGAGTGGCGTGGCCGAGGGATCGCCGCCGCCGCCATGGCCGCCGTGGTCCGCGACGCGCTGCTGCGGGTCGCCCCAACGGTCAGCCTGTACGTCA
It contains:
- a CDS encoding DUF4081 domain-containing GNAT family N-acetyltransferase, coding for MLTVPVRQLGESERRAVERLLDHDPFAGAQVAERIAARGLSWWRAEGRILGYGARRNLESLCWLGGNLTPVLASEPAVAAFADLLAGEERLCSSIVGRADAVLGLWDRLSDTWGPARDVRPNQPLLVTDTMPAIPADPEVRQVRSGEVDRLFPAAVAMYTEEVGVSPLAEDAGRSYRRRVNDLVRAGRAYARVVDGKVVFKAELAVVTKRTAQVQGVWVAPEWRGRGIAAAAMAAVVRDALLRVAPTVSLYVNDFNLPARRVYERCGFQPVGTLATVLF